Proteins from one Coffea arabica cultivar ET-39 chromosome 8c, Coffea Arabica ET-39 HiFi, whole genome shotgun sequence genomic window:
- the LOC113706770 gene encoding uncharacterized protein, producing the protein MQNSGFYRDLSSTKFWRAPMKKGPRTSATIMVLLFLLVAVWISSSWINSTTLAVSNERKQQMIVSTPQRNSAKRKIEVSLNCSLGNLTQTCPSNYPTTFGFTESETDDGLSNVTCPDYFRWIHEDLKPFRSSGITRDMVERAKGTAHFRLVIVKGKVYVEKYKKSIQTRDVFTLWGILQLLRRYPGRLPDLELMFDCDDRPVIQSRSHRGPNAKAPPPLFRYCGDPWTLDIVFPDWSFWGWAEISIKPWENILKELKDGNNRIKWMKREPYAYWKGNPFVADTRKDLLKCNVSDKEDWNARLFIQDWIREYEQGYKQSDLASQCTYRYKIYIEGYAWSVSEKYILACDSPTLLVNTNFYDFFLRSMQPVHHYWPIRNDDKCRSLKFAVDWGNSHKQKAQAIGKAASDFIQEELKMEFVYDYMFHLLYEYAKLLRFEPKIPEGAMEICSETMACHSNGTEKKFMLESLVKSPSDNTPCTLPPPYEPRVLGAFLRRKANSIRQVETWENNFYESLENGSKSKTS; encoded by the exons ATGCAAAATTCTGGATTTTATAGAGATCTGTCAAGCACAAAGTTTTGGAGGGCACCAATGAAAAAGGGTCCAAGAACCTCTGCAACCATCATGGTCCTCCTCTTTCTTCTCGTAGCAGTGTGGATTTCTTCTTCATGGATTAACTCT ACAACTTTGGCTGTAAGCAATGAAAGAAAGCAACAAATGATTGTTTCTACGCCGCAGAGGAATTCTGCAAAGAGGAAGATTGAAGTGTCACTCAATTGTTCCTTGGGAAATTTGACACAAACATGTCCGTCAAATTATCCAACAACGTTTGGTTTCACTGAGTCTGAAACTGACGACGGATTGTCAAATGTGACGTGCCCTGATTATTTCCGCTGGATCCATGAAGATCTAAAGCCATTTAGGTCCAGTGGGATTACCAGGGACATGGTGGAAAGAGCTAAAGGGACTGCCCATTTCAGGTTGGTAATAGTGAAGGGGAAGGTCTATGtggaaaaatacaagaaatcaaTACAGACTAGAGATGTGTTTACGTTGTGGGGGATTCTGCAGCTTTTGAGACGGTATCCCGGAAGGTTACCGGACTTGGAGCTCATGTTTGATTGTGATGATCGGCCGGTTATCCAATCGCGCAGCCATCGTGGACCAAATGCAAAAGCGCCACCACCATTATTTCGGTATTGTGGGGACCCGTGGACACTGGACATAGTCTTCCCTGATTGGTCTTTTTGGGGCTG GGCTGAAATTAGCATAAAACCGTGGGAGAATATATTGAAGGAGTTAAAAGATGGGAACAACAGGATCAAGTGGATGAAGAGGGAACCGTATGCCTACTGGAAGGGAAACCCTTTTGTAGCTGACACCAGAAAAGACCTCCTTAAGTGCAATGTCTCGGACAAAGAGGACTGGAATGCTCGCCTCTTCATCCAA GACTGGATCCGTGAGTATGAACAAGGGTATAAGCAATCAGACCTTGCAAGTCAATGCACTTACAG ATACAAGATATACATTGAGGGATATGCATGGTCTGTTAGCGAGAAGTACATTTTAGCGTGTGACTCCCCTACATTGCTTGTAAATACCAATTTCTATGATTTTTTCTTGAGAAGCATGCAACCTGTACACCATTACTGGCCTATAAGAAATGATGACAAGTGCAGATCGCTCAAGTTTGCTGTAGATTGGGGTAACAGCCATAAACAAAAG GCACAGGCAATTGGAAAAGCTGCTAGTGATTTCATTCAGGAAGAGCTCAAGATGGAGTTTGTTTACGATTACATGTTTCATTTATTGTATGAATATGCAAAGCTTTTGAGGTTTGAGCCAAAAATCCCAGAAGGAGCAATGGAAATATGTTCAGAAACAATGGCTTGCCATTCAAATGGAACGGAAAAGAAGTTCATGTTGGAGTCTTTGGTGAAGAGTCCATCCGATAATACTCCATGCACTCTGCCCCCTCCTTATGAACCTCGCGTTCTTGGAGCCTTTCTCAGAAGGAAAGCTAATTCAATCCGGCAAGTGGAGACCTGGGAAAACAATTTCTATGAGAGCCTTGAAAATGGTAGCAAGAGCAAAACTTCCTAG